A window of Gossypium hirsutum isolate 1008001.06 chromosome D13, Gossypium_hirsutum_v2.1, whole genome shotgun sequence genomic DNA:
TTTCATTGTactaactatattacaatttgactcgtgcACTTGTGGACACTGCTGTtcttaatttcttatatttttggtgtattATTTAACTATAAACGATAACACATTTATAGGTGGTCAGAGTTGCCAACAAAACTCAAGGTTCATTTGGTGTTCCATGTCAGTATGCTTAAGCCTTTCTATGAGGATCAGCAGGATCCAAATCGAGGTAAATCTAATTGAGCGCCAATGGGGGTGAATGTCTCTTATGACCGTGTGTTGGGTGCATCAAGGCAGATCAAGTGATCTCATAAAAGTATTGCACGCCTAGGCATACCTTGTTCGATGGAAGGGACTTCTCGACAATGAGGCTAGTTGGGAACTTGCCAAGGATTTATGACAGTTTCAAGAGAAGAGAGATATATTCCATTCTGAGGATGCAATAAGGGCGTTGCGAGAACAAGTAAGGTGAATGTCACGAGCAGCGCAAAGGAGCTCGCAATTAGTGTGCACATTTTAGGCCCTTCATGTTCCATTGGGGTCATTCGACCCGACAAGACTAACCCATTACTTGGAAAAGACTCCAAGCTCATTTACTTGGATCTTGGTTAAATTGTAAACACTCCAGTAACTTGTATTTTTACCAGGATAATTATTATAAATCATAAATGATaaagatgtatagagtttaaatcccttacGAACCGCATATTGTAGAGAGGCATTGATCTCAACCATTGATGTAATTCGGTCTTTACCGTTAGATCAagaggagctcaactataaatagagtcatcccctttcattcataatcacttcattcttgagttaaagaatacttttgagagcatttactcaaacacttggtgtgctatagttttcttgtgatttttttgtTCAATTCGAGTTCCTTTGTCTTTTGAAGTTTCTTTTGCTTTATTTTAGTGACTTATAGAATTTTCCTTGAGAATTCTCACTTTTCGAGAGTTAGCCTAGCTTATGTGGATTTGAAGCAAAAGAATTGCCTAAAGTCGTGCAGTTAGCAAAACTAAAGTTCTAGCCACGTGACACATACACATGGGTGTACCAtggcaatatacttttttttatttcacaaacaaCTTTGAAATTTGACATTCctctttttctaaaaaataaatattttacaatacTTTTATAGAACATTTATCAATGCCCTAATTCTGCTTGTTAAATCTAAAAATTCTAGTGATAGTGTACCAAATAATTTctcatatttaaatatatttaaaaaactaattaaaaataatgatgagACATTTGATAAACTCTCAACTCACGGAAAAGTTTTTAAATAGGAACAATTAATTTAGAACGGGTTGGATTTTGATGGGAAGACCCTCCTTAGGAATGGGTGATGGAATGTAGGAAATCTTCTCATTGGGATTGAGTTTAACCCATTTGAAAGTGGTGAGCAGGTTGTGGATGAAGGTGAGGATTTCGAGTCGAGCATACTCCTTGCCAGGGCACATTCGAGGACCTCCCCCAAATGGTACAAAGGAGTAGGGTGCAGGACCATTCCCTTCAAACCTTGATGGATCAAATCTCTCTGGATCCGGGAAGTATTTCGGATTCTTGTGCGTTGTATGCACCATCCAGAACGCCTGACCATTTTAGTTGCATTAAatcaatatttattatatatggttgcattattttattttttaaaaaaataggtattAGTTACCTTCCATCCTTTTGGAATTGTGTAACCTGCGTAAGTGAAGTCGGTTATGGCCTCTCTGAAAGATCCATTAGCAGGCGGAGCCAACCTCATTACTTCGCATGCCACGCACCATGTATACTTCATCTTCTGTAAATCTTCCCATCTCAATGGCTCCCCTGCCTCCTTGCATCTTAATACTTCCATTTGTTCTGCATTTTCCCAGCAGTTAGTTGAAAACATTACTTTATTCATGAATAGTCCCATCCCAATGTCATGGGGGCTTAAAATCTAGCTAAATCACGTACCTTCAAGGACTCTGTTATATACTTCTGGATAATCCGAAAGATAGCTAACAATGAAGGTGATGGCAGTACTTGTTGTGTCATGGCTGGCAATGAAGAAGCCCACAATCTTATTCCCGATCTCAACCTCAGTCATACCATCCATCAGCATGCTATCAACCAAGTCTGAGGCTACTCTTTTCCCTTTATCCAATATCTCATTTTTCTTCTTGGTAATGAGGGCTAAAAGCCGTTGTCGAATCAGTCTACCTGCCTTCACTGCCCGATTGAAAGTTGTACCTGGAAGATCTATGGGAACCGACATGAGACCCGCAGTGGCAAGAGCAAATGGCTTGGCAAAGTTCTCGATCTCGCTGTCATCCGTGACGCTCATGAAAAGACGACAAGCCAGTGCGAATGTGTACTTCTTGGAGAGTGGGAAAACTTGGACTTCATTATACGGCGACCAATGTTGATTTAGGTGCTCTTTCGCCATTATATCCATGACTGGTATGAAATGTTGCAGGGACTCAGGCTTGAGAAAAGGAGGCAGATAGGCCCGAAGTTTAGTGGATTCTTCTTTGGAAGAATTGTCAACACTGGATGGATCCATCAAAGCTTTCTTAATAGAATCCGGCCACCATGAAGTGACATATTTGTTTTGGCCGGAGAAAAGGAACTTGTTACCAGCGGCGCCGCAGAAGACTGCCATGTCTTCTCCAAGCAGTGATGTGCGAAACACATCGGGTGAATATTTGGTAGTTCTATCAGTCACGAATTTCTCAGGAGTTCCCCTTCTGGACGCCAACACAAAATCCAAGGTTTCACCGATATATGGAAGACCCTTTTTACCAGGAGGGAGGTTGGGGGTGgcgccgccgccgccgccgctAGATTTGTGtttgtaaagaaagtaaaagagACCAGCAGAGACGTATAGAAGCACCAAGTGGAGTAAGTATGGCATCAAAGAATCAAAGGCGTCCATGGCTGCTGCAAGCTTCATCTTGGTAGCTATGAAAATTGAAATGGAGAATGGATGCATCTTAATTGTATATTTATAGTGCTGTCATATACTAGTTTATTCCTATATTTGTCTTTGGAGGATAATAAGCTAATTCAAGTCCATCCAAGTTTGGTATCTCCATTTACTTTTCTAATGGAAATCCTTCATAATATATGCCTTTACTACTCTTTGAAGTTTCAAATCAAAGTATTTCTATTATATCCACGAGAaatacttttaatatatattaaatatttgtaattatttctttaaaacttAACTTGCATCGTTTATATTAATAGAATAAAGTTcttcaaattattaattatattttatattataaatttattcagaactcaaaatacattatttaatcgaataaaatataaatataatgattggattaaataaattacaaaaaaacttacaaagataaataaaaaaaaattagttttatatTGATGTGAGTAATTATTtactaataaataaaattaattattatttgatacaatggaagtgatttttttttatttataggctaatttaagaaattatcatgtctagttttttttttttacacacaAAGCTTAGATATACTCATAGtctctccccaacccataaataggaggataatgtgctttaCCGTACTCAAACCTACGTCCTCCTATATTCACAATAATGTCCATTCCAATCGAGTTTAGACTCAATGGGTAgtgtaatttaatataaaatcggAGTCCAACAataattgaaagaatttttgtaTATAAATTCCATTGATTTATTAGATAATTTTTATATCTATAATAAAAATCTCTTATTGAGTAGCCCATGATACCTTAGCTTTGTTGGCAAGCTTAAAGCCTATAAATCTTAATGCTATAGGTTAACATCATTTTTTACTTGCTCCGTGCCTTTACGCAAACTAGCAAATAGCAATAGATTTGATATTattgtaaattagaaaaaaattataatatacaaTCCATAGCTtctaataattacaattataatttaataggataataatttattgaactaatatcaaaataaaaagaataatttatattaaaatgaccttaaaaaaatttaggtactaataaaataaaatctcattaatttttaaagacataaaattaatattatatactcattcttatttattatattctctaatctaatttatttaattaatttctccaattcaatttaaatttagttaaaacatttaaaaacaattaatccaaattataaaaaaaaaagattgaatgtATAAGAAAAGAAGCTATTATTAAGCTTTGCTTTTATTTTGGGTTTCTTAATTGATTTTATAAATCCGtgacataataaattttaaatatttaatttcatcatttcaaCTAAAATCATGCTTAATCTTGGTTTTATCAGTTTTTATTTCTTATCCATTTTTTTTAAGTCTCTAATTTGTAAGAGTTTCCTTTTAATCTTTAAAAGGAAAATCGAAGAGGATTTTATCTTAACCAATTGGactgtactaacaattttaaattCCTTGCATGTCtggaattttttatattattttgattttgattttgaggatAAATAGATAAtaaggaaaagaaacaaaattaagaatcataattcttaaaagaaaaaagaaaataaaaacaaaacgaTAGTAACAATTTCTTGCACTCTGTAAAATAAGTCGACACCATCACAAACGACAGCAAGACTATTTGATTTGTGTCTCTATGATATCATTGATTTTGTTTATACGacgtgaaaaataaataaatagtaaaaatataatagaaaatactaatatatcaaattttatataacttaaattattaatttacaaaaatttataataaatacttTAAATATAATTGCCACacgtaaaaaaaatataaattaaatacaatacAAGGATTGTTAAATCTAACATTTTCCTTTTTGTGTGTGATTCTTCACTCTTAAGCAAGCAAAACAAGACTATCAAAGCACTGTAATTCCCATATTTTTAAAGGAGTTGAAGAATTATATTATGAGGAGTGATTCATTGACTTGATATATAATGTAAACAAATTAATTTTACATCagagaaaatttatttccaaCCAGAAAAAAAACTTCTACTttatttttttggtgtttttaattttatgtacGCCCTTCCAATAAAAATCTGACATGtggaaaaaaaaattggtttaacaTCTTTGCTGTTTACTTAAGGTTAGTATCCAACAATGTCCAAAACACgttaaactaaactaaaaaaatatgaaCGCTATATGTAAGCCAACAAAATTATGTATACCAAAGTCTCTTAACAGGAACTAGGTACACATTCCTATATACGATGTACATGTCAACTAACATTAGGCTAATATCACCTAAACATTGAACCAAATGTTACACTAAAGATGAATTCAGATGGGTTGATGTCTACTTATCGGATTCAGGATTTAGCTTATGtacagaaaaaaaaacaaatcacaCACTGAATTTTTcgatatttaaacattttttaataatttattatatcatatattaaacaagttaaatgaacAATTAAATTACCATGCATCATACATGCACAATTACTTTATGCCCTTCCAATAGTCTTAAACCAAAATAGCTTAACTATTTAGAGAACTTTTATCTTTCCTTTACTCATTTAGTCTTTAATCTATTAGCCAAAACCTTTAAGAACCAATCTGATGCATTTATACtatttatgctttttttttctatCTATATCATTAGTCTTGGAgctattttaaattctttaaacttTTCCCCAAGTCTTATATCATGTTAGCTCTAGAAacattcttttttctttacaatatAAGTCTTTAATCAACTACCAATCTTTTAAGAACAATTTAAGGTAAATTATACCCATAGTCACTCTAAAATAGAATTTGTcctattttggttattttaattttcttttctcaaaTTAGTCAatctaattaagataattattcgAATCAGTTACCACCACTAAAAATTCTGTTAATCCACTAATAGATTGTTGATGTGGCACATTAGCCCATTAAGTGATTGGCACATGGCATTTTTTAACTGTTAGCTAAAGCTAAGGACCTCTCtataattagttcaattttttttctttatcttttctttgttgtttgtaCCTCTGCCCTCTCTTCTTGTTCAATTATGAACATGCTAACTA
This region includes:
- the LOC107919059 gene encoding beta-amyrin 28-monooxygenase yields the protein MHPFSISIFIATKMKLAAAMDAFDSLMPYLLHLVLLYVSAGLFYFLYKHKSSGGGGGATPNLPPGKKGLPYIGETLDFVLASRRGTPEKFVTDRTTKYSPDVFRTSLLGEDMAVFCGAAGNKFLFSGQNKYVTSWWPDSIKKALMDPSSVDNSSKEESTKLRAYLPPFLKPESLQHFIPVMDIMAKEHLNQHWSPYNEVQVFPLSKKYTFALACRLFMSVTDDSEIENFAKPFALATAGLMSVPIDLPGTTFNRAVKAGRLIRQRLLALITKKKNEILDKGKRVASDLVDSMLMDGMTEVEIGNKIVGFFIASHDTTSTAITFIVSYLSDYPEVYNRVLEEQMEVLRCKEAGEPLRWEDLQKMKYTWCVACEVMRLAPPANGSFREAITDFTYAGYTIPKGWKAFWMVHTTHKNPKYFPDPERFDPSRFEGNGPAPYSFVPFGGGPRMCPGKEYARLEILTFIHNLLTTFKWVKLNPNEKISYIPSPIPKEGLPIKIQPVLN